The uncultured Treponema sp. genomic interval TATATGCCTTTCAAAAAGCTTGCGGCTTACCGTCGCAGGTGGACATCAATATACCGCATTTCCCGCGAGCGTGTCAACACCTTCAGCGCCTTTTTCTCAACTTTTTTTAATTTTTTTTGTTTTTTATATCTACAGCAACAACCACCAAGATGTTCTCTTATTAAAAAAAACACGAAAGCACTTGATAAATTCTTGGGGGGGGTACAATAGGCTTTGCTGATTTTTTTCAGCGGAATTTCTTTTTAAGGATAAGTTTATGAAAAAGATTTCTAAGATTTTGTCTGTGCTTGCGGTTTTTGCTTTCGCATCCTCGTCTGCAATATACAGCCAGAATCCTCCGAAAGGATTTGTGAAAATTCCTGCCGCTTCAATCAAAGGAAACGAGACTTGGTTTCCAGAATCAAAAGTATTTGTAAGCGGACGCAGGCTTGAGATCGCCCCGTTCTACATGAGCGACCATGAGGTAACACGCGGAGAGTACAAGGCTGTAATAGGAAGCGACCCAAGCTTTACCGGTACATATCATCAGCACGGCAGTATTTACCGTTATGACAAGTATGGCGTTGAATACAATTGTCCTGTAACCCGAGTCAGCTGGTTTGATGCGCTTGTATACTGCAACACGCTTTCTATAAAGGAGGGTTTTACACCTTGCTATGCAATTGGCGGAGAGACAGACCCTGCAAAGTGGGAAAGAAAAAAAGAAAAGATTTCGAAAAGGAAAGCCGAGAGGCTTTATAAAATATGGGACAACGCAACGTGCGACTTTACGGCAGACGGCTACCGCCTTCCGACAGAGGCTGAATGGGAATGGGCTGCGCGCGGCGGCGAAAGCTACAGGTATGCCGGCAGCAACGACGATGAAAAAACAGCCTGGGTTTCCGGCTATTTTAACCCTCAAAGAACAAGCGAGGTAAAGCTCAAAAAGCCAAACGGCTACGGACTTTACGACATGTGCGGAAACGTAGCGGAATGGTGTTGGGACAGGAGCGGAGAATACAGAGGGTTCGAGGAACATGAAACTGCCGACTCCCCCTTATACTTTTTTTATCTATGTGAAGATATATCAAGCGACACTCCAGCTACAGGCTTGGCTTCTGGCGTTCGCCGCTGTAGACGTGGCGGGTTTTTTGATAGTCCTCCCTCTCGCTCTGATGTTGTCTTCCGAGAAGCCCGCACTCCAGACTCCAGACAGAGTACCGGTGGCTTCCGCGTTGTCCGCGCTGCAAAATAGCGTTCATATACCCTTGCGTGTACACGGCAGGTAGGCTTATGTGTTCTTGCAAGGCCTCCTGACAAACACTGGGCAGACCCCCTGACGTGTGCTGGGCAGGCGTCCTGCCCAAAATTCTCTGCAAGGGGTGCTGACAAAAATCATTTGTGTTTTTTACTTTTTTTTCAGAGGCTATTTATAAGTGAAATAGTCGTTTGCACCCTTTTTTCCATATCCTGGCTCAGAATCATAAACTGTGTGGTAGAAAAACAGGCGCACAGTTTCCCCTTCCTGTTTTGTCAAAAAATAGACATTGAAATTATAATTTTCATTTTTATCATAACGAAAGTTTCTTTCATCATAAAACAGCAAATCTTCATCAGAGAAATCAAAAGAAACAGAATCACCTGAAAATTCGCCTTTATAAGCTCCCTGCCAGCCCCATCTTTCATCAAAAACTTCGCAAACAACTTTATCCAAGCAATCTGCATTTTTGACTGAAATTTTTTCAAAGCTAAGAATTCCGTTTTCATATTTCTTTTCAATATAAGGATTGCTTAATATCTTTATTTCACCTAGCAAATTTTCACCTTTAGCCACAACTTCAACAATAGCTGAATAACCAAGGCGCACAGATTCTTTTCCGGTTTCATTATGATTAAGATTCGCATAAAAGCTGTATTTTTTTCCGTTGTCAACAAAAGGAAAATAAACGGTTCTGTCATTTCCACTCAAATCGATATAAGCCGTTGTCTGCCAAAATTCATCATCTTCGGATTTATAAATAATGTCCGCGCCATTGCAACCATCCGGCAAATTGGAAAGCATAAGCTGAACTCCATTTCCGCTTGGAGAGTTATAGGCAGAAAGGCAGTTTATTCCAGTTTTTTCTTCATTGTTTCCGTTGGAATTAACAATGCCTGATATTTTTTCTTCATCAAGAGAACCATCAGCCTTGCAACCGCAAAACATGAACAACGCAATAAATGCGCAAAGTGAAATTTTCAAAAACTTTTTCATAACAAATCCTCCAAGAATTTATAGAAATGCCCATTCAAAAAGAGCGACTTCTATTCTACCCCCCCCCGGGATTTGTCAAGAGGTTTTGAAAAATTTTACTATTTTACATTTGCGCGCCGATTTTATAAAATGATTTCATGCTGAATTTTTACGGATTAATCATTGCGTTTGTGTCGTTTTTTGTAATTGGAATTTTCCATCCGATTGTTATAAAAGGCGAATATTATTTTTCTGAAAAAATCTGGCCGGCGTTTCTTGCGGCTGGAATTTTGCTTTGCGCGGTTTCTGTTTTTACAAGCGGAATTGTTTCGATTCTATGTGCGCTCACGGGAAGCGCGTGCATTTGGAGCATAAAGGAACTTAAAGAGCAGACCAAGCGAGTTCAAAAAGGCTGGTTTCCGCAGAATAAAAAAAGAAGTCAAAATGCTTCAACGCAAGAAAAAATTTCAGAAGCAATAATAATCCG includes:
- a CDS encoding formylglycine-generating enzyme family protein, encoding MKKISKILSVLAVFAFASSSAIYSQNPPKGFVKIPAASIKGNETWFPESKVFVSGRRLEIAPFYMSDHEVTRGEYKAVIGSDPSFTGTYHQHGSIYRYDKYGVEYNCPVTRVSWFDALVYCNTLSIKEGFTPCYAIGGETDPAKWERKKEKISKRKAERLYKIWDNATCDFTADGYRLPTEAEWEWAARGGESYRYAGSNDDEKTAWVSGYFNPQRTSEVKLKKPNGYGLYDMCGNVAEWCWDRSGEYRGFEEHETADSPLYFFYLCEDISSDTPATGLASGVRRCRRGGFFDSPPSRSDVVFREARTPDSRQSTGGFRVVRAAK